Genomic segment of Acidobacteriota bacterium:
CGGGCATCACACCCCTGGCGGCCGGAAGCAGCTCCTACCCTTTGATCTCGATACCCATCGAGCGGGCGGTGCCCGCGATAATGAGCTTGGCCGCATCCATGCTGCCAGCGTTCAGGTCCGGCATCTTGGTCTTGGCGATCTCCTCGACCTGCGCATCGGTCACCTTGCCCACCTTCTCGCGGTTCGGCTCACCGGAGCCCTTGTCGAGGCCCGCCGCCTTCTTGAGCAACACCGCCGCCGGCGGCGTCTTAGTGATGAAGGTGTAGCTACGGTCGGCATAGACGGTGATGACCACCGGAATGAT
This window contains:
- the rplK gene encoding 50S ribosomal protein L11; this encodes MAKKVLTQIKLQIPAGQATPAPPVGPALGQAGLNIMDFCKAFNAKTQSQPGMIIPVVITVYADRSYTFITKTPPAAVLLKKAAGLDKGSGEPNREKVGKVTDAQVEEIAKTKMPDLNAGSMDAAKLIIAGTARSMGIEIKG